The following coding sequences lie in one Flagellimonas eckloniae genomic window:
- a CDS encoding TolC family protein, with the protein MKKRLLVVLLLVGVSISFAQNTKTVTIGILADETSVENAPLLEKLQNEITAVVGQDAKVVFKDPIENGFDLDTAKSNYLAMEASDVDIILAFGVINNIALYQQKVYAKPVIVFGSVNSDFIDLPKDQKTSGINNIAYIIAPLSYAKDLDAFNSIYEYKKVGILVDDYLPEALPIKELFDTYFADKDAAYTLINLPEDGNVSDLLGDVDAVYLAGGFDLSEVAFRNLVSTINENQLPSFSANRKRDVEKGILATNQPETTIDQLFRRIALDVESIVNGTNPSELPMLLEYKNRLSLNFNTAKEIKFPLRYSMLGTVDIVGGENNYIAEDAYSLLDIMNGVIGRNLGLEAERKNIDLSTQDVKTAKSNFLPDVSASTTAAYVDPRVAEISGGASPEFSTSGTVGLQQLIYSEGAAAGITIQDNLQKAQQETYNAAELDAILNGSVAYFNALILKTNAQIQAQNLGVTKENLQISEQNFEAGASGKSDVLRFRSQMAQNMQTLIEAGNQLSQAYYTINQLMNNPIAMEIDIKDAVISEGLFSNYRYQDFLEILDNPKLRPNLVEFLIQEAKKNAPELKNLGYNLDAVQRTYRLNASGRFVPTLALQGNYNLAISQSGKGSTVAQGVPVAPDGTYNLGLNLSLPIFRQNQQNINRQTAKIQEDQLNIQKSNIDLNIETNVNALVLDLTNEIANIQISKIAEEAAKESLDLTQIAYSEGAVPLIQLIDAQTNYLQSQLASATANYNYLLASMQLERAIGYFFLMNSEENNQDFIQRARAFILSRN; encoded by the coding sequence ATGAAAAAACGATTGCTAGTAGTCTTACTCCTTGTGGGAGTATCAATTTCTTTTGCTCAAAATACCAAAACTGTGACCATTGGAATTTTGGCTGATGAAACTTCAGTTGAAAATGCTCCTTTGCTTGAAAAACTTCAAAATGAGATTACTGCCGTTGTAGGGCAAGATGCCAAGGTAGTTTTCAAAGATCCTATTGAAAACGGATTCGATTTAGATACCGCAAAATCAAATTATCTGGCTATGGAAGCCAGCGACGTTGATATCATCCTCGCTTTTGGGGTTATCAATAACATAGCGTTGTATCAACAAAAAGTTTATGCCAAACCGGTAATCGTCTTTGGTTCCGTAAATAGCGACTTTATCGATTTGCCTAAAGACCAAAAAACATCTGGAATCAACAATATTGCTTATATCATAGCTCCACTTTCCTATGCTAAAGACCTTGATGCCTTTAACTCCATTTACGAATATAAAAAGGTAGGTATTTTAGTAGATGATTATCTTCCTGAAGCGCTGCCCATAAAAGAACTCTTTGATACCTATTTTGCGGACAAAGATGCTGCCTACACCTTAATTAATCTTCCTGAAGATGGTAATGTGTCGGACCTTCTTGGTGATGTGGACGCCGTTTATTTAGCTGGAGGCTTTGATTTATCAGAAGTAGCCTTTAGAAATTTGGTTTCTACTATAAATGAAAATCAATTGCCTTCCTTTTCCGCCAATAGAAAACGAGATGTGGAAAAAGGTATCCTTGCTACCAATCAACCGGAAACAACTATTGATCAACTTTTTAGACGTATTGCCTTGGATGTGGAATCGATAGTAAACGGAACCAATCCTTCTGAGCTTCCAATGTTATTGGAGTACAAAAACAGGTTGTCGTTAAATTTTAATACTGCCAAAGAAATAAAGTTCCCGTTGCGATATAGTATGTTGGGTACTGTTGATATTGTGGGTGGGGAGAATAATTACATTGCTGAGGACGCCTATTCCTTATTAGATATCATGAATGGTGTAATAGGTCGCAACTTAGGGCTTGAGGCAGAAAGGAAAAATATTGATTTGAGCACTCAGGATGTAAAAACCGCTAAGAGTAATTTTCTGCCAGATGTATCTGCTTCGACGACGGCAGCATATGTCGATCCCCGTGTTGCTGAAATATCAGGTGGGGCTAGTCCCGAATTTTCGACTTCTGGAACGGTAGGCCTGCAGCAACTCATTTATTCCGAAGGTGCAGCGGCAGGAATCACTATTCAAGATAACTTGCAGAAAGCACAACAAGAAACGTACAATGCAGCGGAGTTAGATGCTATTTTGAATGGTTCGGTAGCCTATTTCAATGCTTTGATTTTAAAAACAAACGCCCAAATTCAAGCACAAAACCTTGGAGTGACTAAAGAAAACCTTCAAATTTCTGAGCAAAACTTTGAAGCGGGTGCTTCTGGAAAGTCTGATGTATTGAGGTTTCGAAGTCAAATGGCACAGAACATGCAGACGCTGATAGAGGCTGGAAATCAATTAAGCCAAGCTTACTATACGATCAACCAATTGATGAATAATCCAATAGCTATGGAGATCGATATAAAGGATGCGGTTATCTCCGAAGGGCTATTTTCCAATTATCGCTATCAAGATTTTTTAGAAATTTTGGATAATCCAAAGCTGAGACCCAATCTTGTTGAGTTTTTGATTCAGGAAGCCAAAAAGAACGCTCCTGAACTGAAAAACCTTGGCTACAACCTAGATGCCGTGCAACGGACCTATCGGCTTAATGCATCAGGTAGATTTGTGCCTACCCTTGCACTTCAAGGAAATTACAATTTGGCAATATCCCAATCTGGGAAGGGCTCTACAGTAGCACAGGGAGTGCCGGTTGCTCCTGATGGCACCTACAATTTGGGATTGAATCTCTCGCTTCCTATTTTCCGTCAAAACCAACAGAACATTAATAGACAAACGGCTAAAATCCAGGAAGATCAGTTAAATATCCAAAAGAGCAATATCGATTTGAATATCGAAACCAATGTCAATGCACTTGTACTGGATTTGACCAATGAGATTGCCAACATCCAAATTTCAAAGATTGCAGAGGAGGCAGCAAAGGAAAGTTTGGATTTGACACAGATTGCATATAGCGAAGGGGCAGTGCCCTTAATTCAACTTATTGATGCCCAAACCAATTATTTGCAATCACAACTGGCAAGCGCAACCGCTAACTATAATTACCTGTTGGCCTCAATGCAATTGGAACGCGCCATTGGGTATTTTTTTCTGATGAATTCTGAAGAAAATAACCAAGACTTTATTCAAAGGGCCAGAGCATTTATCCTAAGTAGAAACTAA
- a CDS encoding DUF4138 domain-containing protein: protein MKKILILLTLGLFYQVHATNTKTLDTIYANSTMTMALFFPSDIKQGITGSEHFVFTYNREKEQNLGLLKAVKGEPSNLLVITTDGKVYSYILKFAEHLENPNRFISLQESIGDTQILTTGKTETTKDLDVGPSVNDSPELLRRSCESFLKLPEEKHIRKKHRGIALTLKNLKYRGDNVFLQFEIENKSGVRFDFDYLKIFKVNGNKKRNASYQELPITPVYVHNKPSRILPNTKVRIVYVAPKFIINRNEKMVARLQELNAIRKVILIWR, encoded by the coding sequence ATGAAAAAGATATTGATACTGTTGACCTTGGGTTTGTTTTACCAAGTTCACGCAACGAATACAAAAACATTGGACACTATTTATGCCAATTCAACAATGACGATGGCCTTGTTCTTTCCCTCAGATATAAAGCAGGGCATTACAGGTTCAGAACATTTTGTGTTCACCTACAATCGTGAAAAAGAACAAAACTTAGGGTTATTGAAAGCTGTAAAAGGAGAACCAAGTAATTTATTGGTGATTACCACGGATGGCAAAGTATACTCCTATATCTTAAAGTTTGCCGAGCATCTAGAGAATCCCAATCGATTTATATCCCTTCAAGAAAGTATCGGGGATACCCAAATACTCACCACAGGGAAAACTGAAACCACAAAAGATTTGGATGTAGGTCCTTCGGTCAATGATTCTCCAGAACTGCTGCGCAGATCCTGTGAATCATTTTTGAAGCTTCCCGAAGAAAAACATATTAGAAAGAAACATAGAGGGATTGCCCTGACCCTAAAAAATCTGAAATATCGCGGTGATAATGTATTTCTACAGTTTGAGATTGAAAACAAATCAGGGGTGCGCTTTGACTTCGACTATCTGAAAATCTTTAAGGTAAATGGCAATAAAAAACGTAATGCCTCTTACCAAGAACTTCCCATAACGCCTGTATACGTTCATAATAAGCCTTCTAGGATACTACCTAATACAAAGGTCAGGATAGTTTATGTGGCACCTAAATTCATAATAAATCGGAATGAGAAAATGGTAGCTAGGTTACAAGAGTTAAACGCGATAAGGAAGGTAATCTTAATTTGGAGATAA
- the traM gene encoding conjugative transposon protein TraM — protein MKLDKKKITFIAVIGAVVIFIITYSILAFGEDDSQKNELQQTQVPVLENPIDDYTSRLDAVDDLKEVRQTNAPSIYDEKYLDSTGVFDPDFLEKEKIRMVDSIYNNSRINYTTGTFRATNPVRDSVVNAIAKKQKEQKKETTTSVEEIDPKALALEQQLFFASNPLPVEETANVPSIVVMVDKKQVIKVNDRLQMRTLDDIEIEGVLIPKNTTLFGIVSFKPNRVLLQIENIDDVPLSFKAYDFRDRLEGIYIKNSFREELRQQVLGDVVDDINVPGVPQVTGIKRLFQRSNRQVKVTVNPNYRLIIKVDTRQ, from the coding sequence ATGAAGCTAGATAAGAAAAAAATAACGTTCATCGCCGTCATTGGAGCAGTGGTCATTTTTATTATTACCTATTCCATTTTGGCATTTGGTGAAGATGATTCCCAAAAAAATGAACTCCAACAGACACAGGTTCCTGTATTGGAAAACCCTATTGATGATTATACATCCAGATTGGATGCAGTGGATGATTTAAAAGAAGTCAGGCAAACCAACGCACCTAGCATCTATGATGAAAAGTATTTGGATTCCACAGGTGTCTTTGACCCTGATTTTTTGGAAAAAGAAAAGATACGGATGGTGGATAGTATCTATAACAATAGCCGTATCAATTACACTACGGGGACTTTTCGAGCAACGAACCCTGTTCGGGATAGTGTGGTCAATGCGATAGCTAAAAAACAGAAAGAACAAAAAAAGGAAACTACAACATCGGTTGAGGAAATTGACCCAAAAGCATTGGCATTGGAACAGCAGTTGTTTTTTGCTTCCAATCCCTTGCCTGTAGAAGAAACGGCAAATGTACCCAGCATCGTAGTAATGGTTGATAAGAAACAAGTCATCAAAGTCAATGACCGATTACAAATGCGCACTTTAGACGATATCGAAATTGAGGGTGTACTGATTCCAAAGAATACTACACTGTTCGGTATTGTCAGCTTTAAACCCAATCGGGTATTGTTACAAATCGAAAACATTGATGATGTCCCGTTGTCTTTTAAAGCGTATGATTTTAGGGACAGGTTGGAAGGCATCTATATCAAAAACAGTTTTCGCGAAGAGTTGCGGCAACAGGTTTTGGGAGATGTAGTAGATGATATCAATGTGCCAGGCGTACCACAGGTCACAGGAATCAAAAGATTGTTCCAACGCTCTAACCGACAGGTAAAAGTGACGGTCAATCCCAATTATAGACTCATAATAAAAGTCGATACACGACAATAA